Genomic window (Phacochoerus africanus isolate WHEZ1 chromosome 1, ROS_Pafr_v1, whole genome shotgun sequence):
CACTGCAGTCCACACCCTTTCCTCTTGTCTAACAACTTCCAAGCAGGCACGCCAATCTCACCTGGGTGGCTGCCGGCTCAGCCAGGAAAGGGGGGGCATCACCCCGGGGTCCAGGGCCATCTCTGGACCCTTCCCCTTCTGGCCCTCTGCGGAGATGCACAGCTCTCTTGGCGCTGGGGCCTGCCTGGGCCCCAGGGCCAGCCCCTGTGCCTGCCTCACCACGGCCCTGGGCCCGCTTCTGGTTCCGGGCCTCCTGCTTAGCCCGGCGGGGCTCAGGGCCTGGCTCCGAGGCAATGGGAGATGCTTCCTGCCCATTCTCCTGGCACCGCAGCCCTGGCACCAACTCCTGGGTCCCTAGAGGTTTCTTCTGCCAAAGATACAGCAGTCAGACTTGGTCAACTACAGTGAGTATCCCTGCCTTACCTTGCTCTGGAACTTACCAGGAGAGAGGGCCACATGAGCATAGGCACCTTCTTGGGCAGTGAGAGCTGCAGGAGGCCACCTTTGCGAGCCTGCACTTTGGTACAGGAACCATCTATCTCAGCATAGAAAACACCACCCCACTGCCGACCACCTGGTGACAGAGTGGAAGCAGTGAGCTGGGGTAGGAGATAGCCAAGGATTCAAATCTACTGCTAGGCTCAAAGCAGATGAACAGACCTGGAAGCCGCACCACACAGTCTGTGTCCGTGAAAGCAGCATCTACTTCATCCAGCCTCAGGGGACCAGCTCCCACACGCAACTTGACAATCACCTCATCAGAACTCTGCCTCCAATCCAGCAACAACTCTACAGAAGGAGTTCCAAAAAGATTGTGAGGGTCTCCATGAACTTCTGATGAGGATAAGAAGGCACCAGACACCAACCCTGACAAAATTGTTCTAGACAAGGGCTATAACCCCATGACCCCCCCTCTCCCCTAGCAGTCTAGCATCCAGAAGGCCTGTACATTACTCACCCTCTTTGGTATGCTCCTCCTGAGGAGCGGATGCTGACCCTGACAACAAAGGAAAGAACAGGGAAAGGATGACAGGTGGGAAGCCTCCAAGATTCTAACACCCACCAAACACCACCTTTAGGATCTCAGCCAAGCACCCCAACTTCAAAGCTGAGGCTCTACCCAGCCTGCCATTGGTCCTTCTCTCAGCATCAGATCAGGACAGAAGGAACAAAAAAGTCATCTCCCAACCTCTAATCCATACACTCAACAGGAAGGGAGGAGCAGAAGGTCATGAGCCCTCTGGGATTGACACTACCACCTCTCCTGGGATCTCCATCCTTGCTCTCCTGGTTTGCTCGATCCTTCTGCTTCTTCTTACTGGTGGCCTCTTCCAGTCCCAGGGGCCCTCTCCTTGGGCCTGTGGTGCTGGCCCCTCCAGACATCTTGAGCCGCTTGGTCGACAGCCAGAGTGCCCCAGGGTCGGCAACGGCGTCTGGGTCAGGGCTACGGCGCTTTCTTCCTGGCCCAGCTATCTTGGCAACTCTTTGTGGCCAAATCCTCCAGCAAGGAACTGACAGCCTAATGAGAAGCAAACCAGTGATCACTACCAAGGCCCCAAATTTGCTCCCTGGTCAGGCCCAAGGCTTGGCAACCTGGGACACTTCTAACCCGACAGAGCAATGTCTCTCCATCACCTGATCTAGCCCTGGATACTCTCAGACTATTCCTAGAgggaaacaaaaaacacaaggagCAGCCACTGCTGGCTGAGCATCCTATCTAGGAGGTCTGCCATGAAGACCCACAAAGGAGCCTCACTGAGGAAACGCCAGGTCAAGGCAGCCACAGCCTGGGACCAGGCTCCACCATCAATCTGGAGAGGAGCCATGGCTTCAGCCCACAGACTGGTGCTCTGAGCAGGGTGCTCACTTTCCCTTCACTCTCACTGGCTGCTTAGTCACCACCCGAGAAgtaggaggtggaggaggaaggcaggaaagagggAGACAGGCAATCAAACAGCAGGAGGACAAGGCTCTCTGGCTGAAAACAGGCCCAGCCCAGCTGCTACCACTGACCAGGCAAGCTCTTGAGATTAAGGCACCTCACCTGCCACCGGCCAGTTCCCACCCTCCTCTGAACCTGCTTCTATGCATtactccatttatttctttttttctcctacatCTGGAAAGATTTCTCTCTCCAGTTGCTGTCCCATGCAGACAGGGAATTGCAAAAGCCAGGGTGAAAAGTGCATTCAGATGTCACACTACCGTTTCAGCAGCAATCCTGCCCCAAAACCAAGGCAGGACGGGCATCCAGTTTGAGACTGAAACCCTTCCTTCCCAGGTCCACACATTTATCAAGCTCTGAGCCTGAGACCTTCTACCCATTTCCCACAAACCCACCAGTGGGTTCTGGGCTGTTTCTCCATCCAAAATAACGTTCTCAAAACCGAGATAAGGTGGGGATGAAGGAACCATGGAACCAGGACCCCTAGCAGCCTCAAGCATGGCCTTAGACAGTAGCAGGACAGATAGTGATTAGTCTGTGTTCCCAAGGGTTGTGGCTATGAGGGGAGGGGTAAGATGTTCTTCTATGGGTCAGATGTGGGACTagtgagctgcatcttcaatgaCGACAGGTCCAGAGCAGAGGGACAGACATCCTCCGCCTCTTTGCTCCCAGGCCCCAGGCGAACATCGcgtccctcccctttcctcctgggACATTAAGGAGGGAAAGGGGCTGTCTAGAGATCCAAGGCCGCGCGGGATTACTGACCACAGACCGGCGCCGGCCAGACTGCAACCCAGCTCCAGCCTCCGAACCCTGGGCCCATCACCactaccacctcctccaggaagccgcCCTCGCCCGCCGCCAGCCCTCTCCAAGACCGAAGGCCGGTCACGGGCGTAGAGTAACGGCCCCGCCTGCACCAGTGGGCCCGGCACCCCGTAGGGCTCGAGGGGTGGAGGCTGGTGCGGCCCGTGACCTTGAACAGGCTGCCCCGGGCCGCGTAGCGGCCTCCCGGCTCTGGCGAGAAAGGCAAGCAGCGGCCCGCCCCACTCACCGAGCGAGGCCGCCGCCGCCAGCCCTCTTCGGGCCCTGGCAACCCGCTCTCGGTTCCGGTTCCGGCGTCAGGTCGGTTCCGGTTCCGGCGCGCCCCTCCCCCGTCCCggcgccgccgccaccgcctcaGCTGCTTGTTTTGTTTCGACTTCTAGTTACGGCCGCGGGAGGTTGAACGCAGAGCCGATGACGCACTTCCGGCGGGAGCGGGCACGCGGCGACGGGCAGCTCCGGGGCGGGCCCGAACGGAGGAGGCGGGGCTCCGGTGCCTCGCTGGGGCCCGGCTGGTGGCGGCCTCTATGTTCCGCCCAGAGAATCCCACCCTCCCCAAATCAGAGTCCAGATAACACAGCGATTCACACTGGTTTATTGGGGGCCTGGCCAGGCTAGGGACTTTCCGTGCACAAGCAGTAATGCgtgcggggcggggctgggactGGGatagggctggggctggggtcacTGGCAGGTATTGTAGATCTGGACCTGCAAGTTGATAGCTTGAAGCACGCTGCGCATCCTGGCTTCCAACCCATCCAGCTGAGCTGCTTTGCCCTCCAGCGCCCGCTCATTCTCTTCATAAGTGCCTTCCAGCTCTAGGAGAGACAGGTCTCAGCAGAAGGGTCCTTCTTTCAGAGTCCCACGTCTCTGGCGCCCACACGCTGCCAGCCTCACCTTGCAGCCGCTGTAGCTTGTCTTGAGCTGCCTGCAGCAAGTCCCGAGCTTCATCTCGCAATTGCTCTGCCCGCACCTGCGCAGCCAGCACACCCTGGGCCTTGCGCTCAGCCAGGGCCCTCACTGTCTGGTACTGGTCGCCTAGTGGGCCCTGCAACAGCTAAGGAAATAGAGGGCAGAGTCAGGGTGGTGACCCAGTGGAGGCCCAGGCTTTACCGCCACTGCTTCCAACTGGCTCTGCCTCAACCCACCTGTTCAGCCTCCTGAGCTCGACCCTGGGCACTGCCTGCTGTTTCTTCAGCACTAGAGGCTGCCAGGCTATTCCCTGCTCGTTTCAATTTCAGAGCCTCTAGGAGTCCATCCAGTTGCTGAGCCCGCTCATCTGCAGAACTCAGTGCCCGCTCTGCACCTGACATCCTCTCCTGCACCTGCCACAGGTGGGTTCAGGGTTAAACAAGTCTATGCAGCATGCTCATAACCTTGCCCCACTGATGCCCCAGAGAGACGACACCTGGTTCAGGGTCTGCTCCGTATCCTGTGTGTCAACCATTGCCTCCTGGATGGCACCCTGAGCAGCACCCTGTGCCCGCTGGGCCTCCTCCAGTGCCGCCTGTACCGTCTCTGCCTTCTGTTTCTCACCCTCGGCCCGGCTCCTGGGGAAGAGAGGTAATCAAGACCCTCAAGTATCAGAACCAGGTGTCAAGGATGGGATCCAAGGCTGGGGTCAGACCGTGCCCGCTGCGCATCCTTCAGTAGCTGCTCCGCTCGACGCACATCTCCCACAGTACGTGCTAGGATCGTGTCCACATCTGCCAGGCTCCGGACCCGCTCTGCAATCTCGCCTGCCAGATGCTGGATCCGCTCAGGTGACGCTGGGATGGAGAGCTCTAGCACTCGTGTGGCCACCATCTCAATGCTATCAGGATCAGCCCCCTCCTCTATGGGGACACAGGCAAGGGCTTAGAGATACAGATTCCCCAGCACAGGCATGGGGACACAATCCTGGGGTACAGACTCAGGGACCACACATGGGGTATGGATTTGCTAATAGGCATAGGGATGTAATCACAATGACAGGGACTATACGTAGGACATAGATTCAGTGTCATGGACTTGGGGACTACATATGGGCAAGGGCTCAGGGCCAGACATCCTGAGCCCTTGCCCATCTGTGGTCACAAACACAGGTACAGTGCAGGCCCTGACCCAAATATGAACACAAACACGGGGGAAACACCACATGGCCTGGGCCACAAGGGAGGCTCACGGCTGAGGAAGTCCTTCACACTCTGGATAAGTTCCCGCAGTTCCCGGTTGGCCTGTTCCACCTGTCCCCTGGAAGCATTAGCCTTGTCCAGGGCTGCCTGGGCCCGCTGCTGTGCCTCGCCTGCCTGCCGACGGGTCTCAGCTACCTGGCTGAGGATGCCACCACCTTCTGCCAGTGCCCGCTGCAGTTCTGCCTGTGTGTGGCGGGCCCGACCCAGCGCCAGGTCCGCCATGGCTGCTGCtccactgcagctgaggcccccACAGCGAGGCTGCCCATCCTCGTCCCGACAGCCGGCACCCCCACAAGGGCTCGTAGCACAGGGTGCATCTCCCGGGGACCCACACACCTGCCAGGCACAGAACAAGTCAGGGCCCAGTGGAAGGAACATCCACACCCACATGTCCCATCCCACACTTGTACCTCACCAGTTCATTTATGCCTGTCAGGCTCAGGGTGTGGGTACGGGCAGAGAGCTCGCCCAGTGCCTGCTGGTTGGCCATGTGCTTGCGGTTGAAGTTCTCCCTCTGGGCACCCATCAGCACCTCTGTCCGGTGCCGGGTGCCTGCTGAGTGGCTCACAAGGCTGGGCACTGTCAGGGCCGATGTGTTGGCACGACGTTCTGCCTCTGCAGACAGGCTGTGGGCATGGCGGATGCTGTCATAGGCACCTAAGTTGGACAGAGGCAGGCAGTCAGCTGAAGGTCAACCCTGATCCACCTGCCTAGTTGGCCAGCAACTCACCCAGGAAGTTTGAATGCTTGAGCAGGTCCAGATGCTGGTCAAGCTGCCGCAACGTGAGATTAAGTGCAAGCCCGTCTCGCTCTAGACTGCTTAGTGCATGGTTGGCATTAAAATTCTCATCCTGTACATCTGTAAGCTTTGCCTCCAGCTGGGTCAGGTGTTCAGTGGCCTCCCCAATTTCACGACTGCGTGGATGGTGGAGAGGTGTTATTTATAGAGGCTTCAGCCCAGTGCATTGGGTCTCTGCCCTATCCCACCATGTGTCCTCAGCCCCATCTGTACCGTAACTCCTCTGTGGCGTCCACGAGCTTCGCAGCAAAGGCAGCTGAGGCATTGCGGGAACCCACAATCCCTTGCACGGTGCTCAGCTTCTCCTGTATGTGCCAGAAGCTGCTCTCAAAGGCACCCAGCACACCCGTCTGCTGCAGCTCCTGCACCCGCTGCTCCAGGCGCCGTGTACGGGCAGCCAGGTCCTGCACCACACGATCCCAGTCCCCGAAGCATGCGTGGCAGGGGTGGCAAGCAGGAAAGATGCCTGAGAAGCCACGGGCGCACTGGTCGCAGCGCACTCCAGACACGCCTgggcggcagctgcagtggcctgTGGAACGGTGACACTGAGGTGTGTCTATCCCACGAGGGTCACAATCACAGGCTGCAGGAAAAGGGCAGGCCACAGAGTTAGGGTGCCAGTGGGGCATCCTGGGAAGTCCTCATCCACCCTGGCCCCGCTAGCTCCCTCACCACGGCACTGCAAACCAGGGTCTCCCCAGTGCAGCTCCTGGCACTCAGAACATGTTCGCCCACCGAAGCCAGTACGGCAGTGGCACTGTCCTGTGAACTAGAGTGGGAACAGGGCAGAGGTCAGGGCCTCAATCAGAGGCTGAGCCCTCAAGACTTGAGGAAGGCAGCTGGCCCCCATCTATCTACACAGAGATGGACAGGAAGGTCTCATACTTCATTGCAGGTGGGGCCTCTGGATCGGCTTGGGTGGCAGGCACAGGGCTGGCAGCCACGGCCACTGGTAAGGTTCCAGAAGTTGGGGGCACAGCGGTCACAGCTAGGTCCCTGGACATTGGGGAGGCATGGGCACTGCCCACTGCTTTGGTCACAGTTGCACCGGTCGGGGGATGGGCACTGCTGGGGATCTGTGCCCAGCaggttgcagttgcagcctgtACCAGCCAAGATGAGCACAACAGTCAAGGGGAGCTGGAGCAGTggagccccaccccagccacctctCCTATACCCACACTCACGGTGACAGCTCTGTCGGGCAGCCTGCCCATGGAAGCCAGGCTTGCAGTGGGCACAGTGTGGCCCCTCTGTGTGGTGTAAGCAGCGCAGGCATTGCCCCGAGTGGGGGTCACAGGCATCAGGGTCCGTGGGGTCAATGTTCCCATTGCACTCACACGGTTGACACCGGCCGCCTGGCCTTGATGGGTCCCCAAAGTGCCCAGGGGCACAAGCTTCACACCGCAGCCCTGCCCACAGTCAGGAGGAAGGTGTGAGTGCTCAGCCCAGCTGGCCCATCCTTCTCCCATGCCGGCACCTTCCCCACACACCTGTGTAGCCTGCCCTGCAGTGACACACGATCTGCTGGGAGTACCCATCCCGATGGCAGGAAATAGCAAAGTGCCGCTGGCTCCCAGGACCTTCAGGGCAGGGACAGGGCCGGCACTGGCCCCCATATGGCAGCCGTGGGTCCCCGTGGAAGCCAGCAATGCAtctgcagggaggaggaggaagatctGGGTCATCCCTGAGCAGCCTGCCCACCCACCAGCTCACTCACAGCTGCTCCAGGCTCACCTTTCACAGTGTTCACCCCCTGTGTGATCACGGCAGCCCAGACAAGTGCCTGTGTGGGTGTCACATTCGTCTGCATGCCCGTTGCAGACACAGGGCCGGCAGCTAGGGAATCCCCACTGGCCACGCTGGCAGCGGTCACAGCGAAGCCCAAAAGCACCAGTTCGGCAGGGGCACTGCCCACTAGTCGCTTCACATAGGCCACTGAGTGCCCCCTCAGGGCTACACTGGCAAGCTGGGGGCAAGGCAGAGGCTCAGCTAGGGAGGGGGTTTGAGGGGAATCAGGGTGAAGTCAGGGTGGAAGGTCAGGCAATGGAAGAGAACTTCAGTTGATCAGGGCTGAGAGTAGGGGGTCCAAAGCAGAGTTAGAAGAAGGAAGAAGCCAAGCCAAAGGGAGGACAGAGAAAGGtagtggggagaaggagagaatagGAGAGATGAAGGGGCAGGTGAGTACCTTGACAGCCTGTGGGGCCAAAACCGTAGTAGCCAGGGGCACAGATGTTACAGCGGCGCCCAACTACTGCTGGTTTGCACAGGCATTGACCACCATGGGGGTTGCACTCAGAGCTCAGTGAGCCCTGGGGGTCACACTGACaggctgtggggagagggaatAGGGAAGGTCAGGCTGAACTCCACACCTCTGCCCCACCAGCCACACCACAGACACTCACGCAAGGCTCCGTTGTAGAGCAGGGTGGACAGGCTGATGAGGAGTGGGTCACAGGCCTCGGAGGGAGGGGTCTTGCTGGGCATCAGACCCTCCTCATGGCATCGGTAGCGTTCAAAGGTGGCACGACGCTCCAGAGAAGCAGCATCACCCCCACTAAACATCTCCAGCACCAGGACACGGGGCAATAGCACCAGCTTAAGAGATGAGCAAAGAAGAGTGAGGTTCAGCCCCAGGACCATATTGGAACTGCCAGAACACTAAGCTCGGCACTACTATGGACCTGTCTCTTCTGTCAGACCCCTTCTCTACAGCCACCACTACAGGATCCATCCCACAGGAACTGCCATCTTGGTTGGTATGGGGAGAGGGAACTATTCACCGAGTCAATGAGTAGGCTGGGTCCAGAATAGGGGGCCTCAGGCTGGGCACTTCCTCCTGTTCGCACTAGCTTGAGATGCAGCTTGTAGGAGACACCAGGCTCAAGGCAGACAGGTCTGAGAAATACCATGTACCTGGGTAGGTGAGGACAGATATGGGGTCACCCAGGGTCTCCATACCCATCATCTTGGGCCTCCTACCCCACATATCACAACCAAAGCACTGGCCAAGAAAGAGACCAGGGCTGGGCCAGGTCCCAGATAGCTGAACAGCCCGAGCTGACACAGAATGTGTACAGAAGATTCCCATAACGTGCCTTCACTGGAATCATCACCTGTGCAGACCAGTCTTGCAGAAAACATTCCATCAGCCTTGCAACCTCACATTTCCCTGGCACAATAACTTGCCAATTTTTCCTCAGTGACCTCTTTACACTTCCTCCAACCTCCAATCACTGCTCCTTTTCACCTAGACTGCATCACACCTGcctgcaccgcccccccccccccgccatcaTTCCCATCAGCCTGCAAAGCCATGCTGAGGTTCTCTCATCTcccctgaaaaaaaatctttattcagCCTCTAAATCTCTCTCTGGCTGCTGCCTGATTTTTTTGCTCTCCTGCCCCAAATCCACTCTAGCCTCCCACTCTAGGGAGCTTTTGCCCCAACATGCCAGGGAGACAGACTGTCCCAAGGTCACCCAACCTTCATGTAGCCAAACCCAGCAGGCACTTCTCTATTCTTATCTGCTCCAGCACTCAGTGGCATGTGATGCGATCAGTGTGCCTTCCTTCCTGAGACACTCTTCTCTTAGCTTCTGGGATCCTGTCCAGACTCCTGATTTTGCCTCATCCCCtagctctttcctctctctctattGGCCTCTAACACTAGACTACCCCGGAGCTCGGTTAtggccctccttcctttctctcctcatttAATCTGGACCTGCATCTCTTGTGGCAAGTCCCCAATTTACATCTCCTACTTAAGCCCTCCCAGTAATTCCAGACACAGGAATCCAACCATCCACTGGCCTTGTCCCCCATGTCTAAGCATCTCAGAACTGCTCCGTCCTATGACTCCATCTCAGTAAAGAGCCCACACCATCCAGATGCCCTATTCAAAAACCCTAGAGTCatctttccactttttctttcctaCATGTCTAAGCCATCAGCTCTGCCACTAGAACTCTCTGGAAACTTCTTCTCACCACCTCAACTACTACatctctatccaatctcctgtcACTTAGCTAACTCAATAACCACCAGCAGATCTCTCAGATTCTACCTTGGCCCTTTAGGTCTATTCTCCATTCAGCAACTAGAGAAGTCTTCATTAAATATCTGTAACAGGTACAGCTAGGTTCATTATGccattttctctgcttcttcatattttaaaaaaaaattttatggccgcacccaaggcatatggaagttcccaggctaggggtctaatcagaactacagctgctggcctatgccacagccacagcaatgcgaagctccgagctgcatctgtgacctacagcatagctcacggcaatgccggatccttaacccactgagaaaggccagggatcgaacctgcaaccttgtagttcctagtcatattcgtttcccctttgccatgacgggaactccacgtatttttattttcacatggaaaaaaattttttaaagtaaggtgatgaaataaagatatatgaggagttcctactgtggcacaatggaatcaattgcatctctggagcactgggatagaggtttgatccccagcctggcacagtgggttagggatccggcattgctgcacctgtggcataagtcacaactgcggctcagatctgatccctggcccaggaactccatatgctgtggggcggtcaaaagagaaaaaaaaaaaaaaagatacatgaaacaaatactggagttcccatcgtggcgcagtggaaacaattttgactaggaaccatgagattgcaggttctatccctggcctcactcagtggaataaggatccagcattgacgtgagctgtggtgtaggtcgcagacgcagctcagatctcgcgttgctgtggctctggcgtaggccagcaactacagctctgattggacccctagtctgagagcctccatatgccgtgggtgcagcccttaaatgacaaaggacaaaaaaaaaaaaaaagaaaaagaaaagaaaagaaaaatgaaacaaatgctaccgcaaacataataaaacattaatcggACCAGTTACATCCCTGCCCGGAATACTCTGATACCCTCCTGACACTGGATGAGTTGCCATTAATTCCTGCCTTGGCCACTGGAACTTGGGCCCCTGAAGGAGCAGGGCTTTCTCTGTCTACTTCCTTCCTCTGACCAGTGCCATGCCCAGTGGCAGCTGA
Coding sequences:
- the LAMB2 gene encoding laminin subunit beta-2, producing the protein MERASGEQGRDLRGQPRPWQLQLGLLLSVLTTTLAQALAPDLPGCSRGSCYPATGDLLVGRADRLTASSTCGLHGPQPYCIVSHLQDEKKCFLCDSRRPFSARDNPNSHRIQNVVTSFAPQRRAAWWQSENGVPVVTIQLDLEAEFHFTHLIMTFKTFRPAAMLVERSADFGRTWHVYRYFSYDCGADFPGVPLAPPRHWDDVVCESRYSEIEPSTEGEVIYRVLDPAIPIPDPYSPRIQNLLKITNLRVNLTRLHTLGDNLLDPRREIREKYYYALYELVVRGNCFCYGHASQCAPAPGAPAHAEGMVHGACICKHNTRGLNCEQCQDFYHDLPWHPAEDGHSHACKKCECHGHAHSCHFDMAIYLASGNVSGGVCDGCQHNTAGRHCELCRPFFYRDPTKDLRDPGVCRSCDCDPMGSQDGGRCDPHDDPALGLVSGQCRCKEHVVGSRCQQCRDGFFGLSASDALGCQRCQCDTRGTVPGGTPCDRNSGACFCKRLVTGHGCNRCLPGHWGLSHDLLGCRPCDCDIGGALDPQCNEATGQCRCRQHMVGRRCEQVQPGYFRPFLDHLTWEAEEARGQVVDVVERLASPGGTPSWTGPGFVRLREGQAMEFLVASVPRAMDYDVLLRLEPQVPEQWAELELTVQRPGPISAHSPCGHVLPKDDHIPGTLQPGTRYMVFLRPVCLEPGVSYKLHLKLVRTGGSAQPEAPYSGPSLLIDSLVLLPRVLVLEMFSGGDAASLERRATFERYRCHEEGLMPSKTPPSEACDPLLISLSTLLYNGALPCQCDPQGSLSSECNPHGGQCLCKPAVVGRRCNICAPGYYGFGPTGCQACQCSPEGALSGLCEATSGQCPCRTGAFGLRCDRCQRGQWGFPSCRPCVCNGHADECDTHTGTCLGCRDHTGGEHCERCIAGFHGDPRLPYGGQCRPCPCPEGPGSQRHFAISCHRDGYSQQIVCHCRAGYTGLRCEACAPGHFGDPSRPGGRCQPCECNGNIDPTDPDACDPHSGQCLRCLHHTEGPHCAHCKPGFHGQAARQSCHRCNCNLLGTDPQQCPSPDRCNCDQSSGQCPCLPNVQGPSCDRCAPNFWNLTSGRGCQPCACHPSRSRGPTCNEFTGQCHCRTGFGGRTCSECQELHWGDPGLQCRACDCDPRGIDTPQCHRSTGHCSCRPGVSGVRCDQCARGFSGIFPACHPCHACFGDWDRVVQDLAARTRRLEQRVQELQQTGVLGAFESSFWHIQEKLSTVQGIVGSRNASAAFAAKLVDATEELRREIGEATEHLTQLEAKLTDVQDENFNANHALSSLERDGLALNLTLRQLDQHLDLLKHSNFLGAYDSIRHAHSLSAEAERRANTSALTVPSLVSHSAGTRHRTEVLMGAQRENFNRKHMANQQALGELSARTHTLSLTGINELVCGSPGDAPCATSPCGGAGCRDEDGQPRCGGLSCSGAAAMADLALGRARHTQAELQRALAEGGGILSQVAETRRQAGEAQQRAQAALDKANASRGQVEQANRELRELIQSVKDFLSQEGADPDSIEMVATRVLELSIPASPERIQHLAGEIAERVRSLADVDTILARTVGDVRRAEQLLKDAQRARSRAEGEKQKAETVQAALEEAQRAQGAAQGAIQEAMVDTQDTEQTLNQVQERMSGAERALSSADERAQQLDGLLEALKLKRAGNSLAASSAEETAGSAQGRAQEAEQLLQGPLGDQYQTVRALAERKAQGVLAAQVRAEQLRDEARDLLQAAQDKLQRLQELEGTYEENERALEGKAAQLDGLEARMRSVLQAINLQVQIYNTCQ